tTGTATCGCCGGTTGCTTTGCTGCACTTGCACtgcaaacacacgcacacaaacgcgttttaattgaaaccacacgttaattgaattaaagaaaCGGAAAAAATGTCGAACAATCAGTGGGAAGTGGTCGCAAAATCACGCAAACAGCGAAATTTAGAAAAGAAAGTGACGGCGCATACGGAACAAAAGCGAATTGCCGCCCAGCTGCCAAAACTCGAAGAACTTTGTAAGTCAAAAGTGGGAAACTGAAGGAAAGAAAGTGTTCCCATTTTATTGTCACCatcgtttttatttgcagtgCCAACGCAGCAATATCGCAATTTGTTTGgcaatcataataataacaacaacaataagtcGCACTCTCCGGCAAAATCAACTTCCAGCGTCGCTTCTACATCATCGAAAAGTAAATCGCCacgcaaaagcaacaacaatgcaaaatcGAATGCAACAGCTGGCGGAGGGGCTGGAGGTAATGGAGATGCAGCAAAGAAGCAAGCGAAACAAACGTCAACAAAGCCCAAAACCTTGGAGCAGGCAATGAAGCAAATAACGCCCGATGATTTCGCAGCTCAAGTGGCGCAGGTGAAAATCAGTTGTCCGGGTTCCGAGCTGCGCTGGCTGAGCAATGTAAGTGTAGAGTTGCCACATGACAATGCTGCCAACTTCATCGGTCTGTCCTCATGTAAAATGAACTATAACTCGGTGCCTATAAGAGTTAGAGCTACCAAACGTTGGGATTACATTTTTAAGGTTTAGAAGCATACATAAATTAAGTGATCGCACTCTTTTATAGTTCTTTTTTAAGTAAGTCTGTCTTTGTTAACTTTTATTCTTCTATCCGTCTGTCAGCTCTTTTGAATAGATATATCTCTGTGACTATAACAGCTAAAACTGTCAAATTTGATGACATCTCTATTTAAACTCAATAATCTTATTATATCAGATTATTGCCTTATCATTCTATTCTTTTGCATACTACAATCCGTCTGTCCGCTTATAAGAACATCTTATCTTATTGTCTATCAAATTTTCAGACCATGCTCTTCAAActgaatatttgtattttagtgATTGTCTCATTcggctttatttttttttcatctagTCCGCTCCTATGAATCTCTGCAAATAATTGATCTAGAGCTACCAAATTTACCGATCTTATTATCCACTATCAAAACTCTTAATACTCTCCATATCACCACGGGTTTCTTTTGCAGATTGCCAGCTATCTAAATGGCGCCTTGTCCTACGACTGTGATCCCGTCTTCTCGGGTCGCAGTGCTCAGTATCCCAGTAACTTGGCCAGCAGCGCCCTCAAGCAATCGATACTGGAGTTTCTAAGCAGTGTAGGAGAAACGAATCTGGAATACTTTTTCTACTCGCTGCTCGACAGCATGGCCACGGAGTTGAACAACGGGCAGCACGTGGCAGGCTACAAGTTTGTGCTGCAGCTTATTGGACAGCACTGGCCAAGCATTTGTTCGCATAATATGGCCAAAACGGCGCTGTTACGCAACTCGTATCAGAATCGGAGCAACATCTGCTTGAGCATCTTGTGGGCCATTGGCCAGGGTGGACATCAATCATTGACCGAGGGCGTTAAAGTCTGGCAGAATCTGATGTTGCCCAATTTGGAATTGCGCAGCTTTAGTAAATTTGTTGTGGAACATATTGAGCGCGTGTTGCTTGCAGCTGTGGCACGCAAGACTGACGATCATTTGCTGATAAATCAGCAGGAGTTTTTCTACTGTTACAATTCGTTGAATTCTACGTACAATAATCTGCCCAAGGAATTGCAGCAGAGTCTTAAACGTAGTGCGCGATTGTTGCTCGTAAGTGCAAATATCGATAGATGACAGCGAAAAagcattaattattattgtatttgcaGCAACGTTATATACAAAGTCCCGTAAAGCAAGCGAATATCTTTTTAACGCTGCTGCGCGAAATAAAAACGGATGGCGGCAAACAACGCAACGAGATCGACGGCTGCATTAGCTGTTTGTTGAGCTCCGGTGCCGATGATTGCTTCAAAGTGTGGCGCATGAACTACAAGAAGCAACAGTTGCCCAGTTTGTTGCTATTGCGTGCCATTGACAATGATTGGACGGATTCCACCAAATTGCTGGCCCAATCCGAAGCTTATCATGCTTTTTTGCAAGATGTGCGGGGCCTAAACGAGGAACTGCAGTCGGCCAAACGTAAAGATATCTACGTTGATGACTTGCAGTCCGTTTTAAAGGTGagattattcaaattttcaaatataacgCGTTATTGATTTGTTTGGCGCTAGTGCGCTCTTTTTTGCGTTACGGTGACTCCATTTTGCGGCAGTCCGCTCTCTTTCGCGTTTGAACGCTTCCTAGCTGGTCACACTTTTTGTGTTGGCGCAGCTGTTAGCGTGTCTACGCTTTACTATGAATGGCCTTTTGACGCCATTGTGTGTAGACGTTACGAGCTGATTGTCAGTTTATTGCAAGTCgctgcacaacaaaaaagtaattttccATCGCTGGTCTAATTAATTTGCtgttttaacaaatttgaattgtttttggGTTTCCAATTAGAATTCGCAATTGTGTTGCCAGACATTTACGTAAACAATTTGTGtaatgcaacaaaataaatgatgtTGCTTTTAAAGTGTGTGTGAAACACACATGcagtgttggtgtgtgtgtgaaaaagtGAAAGACGCCGTCAAAGCCGGGCgcttaaataatttctctttttttgcaCTAGAAGCAGCGCAAAGTGCGTTTTGAAAACGACGGGTTtttgtgttagtgtgtgtgtgaattagTGTGCATATTTTTCATACAGCGTTGCCATGCAGGCTGACCACTTTTTGCCGCTAATTTATGCATATGTGAGCGTATGTGTGTTAGTCTTATATTCTTATcgcacgcagcagcagctattTATGATCATAGAGCGTTGcttttaacatatatttttttgttttctggcATGGATGATGTGTTATAGCTGCGATTGGCTGTTCGCTGCCCCCTCCAACCTCACCGCGCCCCACCCTCATCTCTGATTGTGCGCAGCGCAGCCGGTGGTGGTGTCATTTCAATTTAGCTTTTTTCACTTcggctctttttttttttcttctgggCGATAACAGTGATGTGCAGCTTCTGTTTGACCGCTGCCCACGTCACTAAAAAATACCttagaaaaaaagaagcaaggcagacaacaacaaaaagaagatgacgaagaagaagagtaAGAGCAGTGAcgctggcaacaacaagtttCTTGGGTCTTAGCcattttcttgttgctgcttcaaCACGTGGCGGCCTTTTTCCTCCTCAGATTTTctttgcttcgctttgcttGCTGCGTTGTCAGTTTCTCCACGTCTAAATTGATTCTGGTTCTTTTAATAAGCAAATTTTTGACAGCATCTCTATTAAAAACAATCAACGTTCGCAGTTCATTCAACCTGTGATATGTTGTGTTCTCTACACACATATTAATACAGAAGGCGTAACgctttaaacaaaatacatacatacatatgtaagtttGTTTCAATGTATGAGGCTTATCACAGTTACACTGCAGagctctcgctcgctctcatGCATTGACACACTCAGCTGATGACGCGTCACATCAGATTCGATTCTTGTCTCTGCCCTTGTGACgtatgcagctgctgctttggctgctgctgatgttgacGCTTTATCTTGCGCGCGCTCTTTTGCCAATCACATTATTCGTGTTTGCCGACgtgcaaattttgtattttgttgctgcatttcGTTTTAATTGCCTCGCTGACCGGAGCTTGACTTTAATTGCGACTTAACGACAATTTGCTGAGCTTTCCTTAAGCTCTCACTTAAGTCACCCGCTCTCTTTGTCTTTCTCTACGTCTTGGTGCGCTCAGTGCTGTCAACTTTTGCGCTGGAAAAAAGCTGGTTTTTAACGGggagtaaaacaaaaaagctaaCAGTCTTTTTAGCAAAAGCGAACCAAAATAACTTGCggcttaaatattaaattatattatgtaCTTAAATTTCcgcaatatttaaaatttgaataaaaaattgctttgcgcagttttttaattgataatcaaAAAAGGCCAGTTGCAAAAACATTGACAGCACTGGTTGCTCTCTCCTTtagtgtgtgattgtgtgtgtgcgtgtttgtctGGCGTCacttactctttttttttgcaacacAATTCAAACTACAAttggaaacaaaaacaaaaatacatctCATTAAcgataattgtaatttttaaaaccaaaaacagTTGAAGTGAAAAGAAACGCAGCTGAAAAGTTTAGTTggaattaaagaaataaaacagaaaatcataaattatggCTCAGGTTAAACCGAAACAAAGCAAACAGGGCAAACAAGCGCCTGCCGCAAAGAAGGTAACAAATCCATCATAtatcactctctctctcgcacagCTAGGCTTTTAGCATAAGTAAGTGATTTAATcaacatctctctctctctctttctcccccTCGCAGACCGTGCAGGAGAAGAGCAGTGCACAACAGAAAAAGAACAAACAGAATGCGTCGCAAAAGAAGAAATGCGGTTGCTGCAAATGGGCGCTGGGCAGCATTTTTATCATCGCCTTGATTGCGGGCGCTCTCTGCTACGACACCGAGACCAATGGCAAGGGCGTCTTTGAGAAATCGGCCACCGGCAAGATACTCAAAAATGCCGGCGTGTTGCCCCATGTGCAGAAGGCGTGGTATGTGACAATGGGCGCCAGTGCCCGGGGTTACAAGTGGGCCGAGGAGCATGTGCCGCCGTATGCTGAGCCGGCGTTGAAGACCGGCTGCAATCTGTGGAAGCTGGCGAGGAATGCCTGCTGCAATGCCTACACAAATGGCCTCAACTATTGGCGTCTCAAGTGGCCAGCGGTTGCCAAGTTTGTGAGTATAGAGCTGACATCATTCATTAACGGTTTGCTGCTAGAGATTTGGAAAGTTGTGTGATGGTTTATTATTATGAGTGGTAAACCGGTTTAACACTCAACACcaaacagcaaccagcaaacACTTTTCTAACCTTT
This window of the Drosophila albomicans strain 15112-1751.03 chromosome 2L, ASM965048v2, whole genome shotgun sequence genome carries:
- the LOC117566143 gene encoding transmembrane protein 214 isoform X1, with protein sequence MSNNQWEVVAKSRKQRNLEKKVTAHTEQKRIAAQLPKLEELLPTQQYRNLFGNHNNNNNNKSHSPAKSTSSVASTSSKSKSPRKSNNNAKSNATAGGGAGGNGDAAKKQAKQTSTKPKTLEQAMKQITPDDFAAQVAQVKISCPGSELRWLSNIASYLNGALSYDCDPVFSGRSAQYPSNLASSALKQSILEFLSSVGETNLEYFFYSLLDSMATELNNGQHVAGYKFVLQLIGQHWPSICSHNMAKTALLRNSYQNRSNICLSILWAIGQGGHQSLTEGVKVWQNLMLPNLELRSFSKFVVEHIERVLLAAVARKTDDHLLINQQEFFYCYNSLNSTYNNLPKELQQSLKRSARLLLQRYIQSPVKQANIFLTLLREIKTDGGKQRNEIDGCISCLLSSGADDCFKVWRMNYKKQQLPSLLLLRAIDNDWTDSTKLLAQSEAYHAFLQDVRGLNEELQSAKRKDIYVDDLQSVLKTVQEKSSAQQKKNKQNASQKKKCGCCKWALGSIFIIALIAGALCYDTETNGKGVFEKSATGKILKNAGVLPHVQKAWYVTMGASARGYKWAEEHVPPYAEPALKTGCNLWKLARNACCNAYTNGLNYWRLKWPAVAKFIDQYVPDLSKKLEAFAAGAKDVAVNSYEKSATIIKEKVLVGRFSPENINQALNQTRNAALEYYNQFHKKVDAYAKLK
- the LOC117566143 gene encoding uncharacterized protein LOC117566143 isoform X2 translates to MAQVKPKQSKQGKQAPAAKKTVQEKSSAQQKKNKQNASQKKKCGCCKWALGSIFIIALIAGALCYDTETNGKGVFEKSATGKILKNAGVLPHVQKAWYVTMGASARGYKWAEEHVPPYAEPALKTGCNLWKLARNACCNAYTNGLNYWRLKWPAVAKFIDQYVPDLSKKLEAFAAGAKDVAVNSYEKSATIIKEKVLVGRFSPENINQALNQTRNAALEYYNQFHKKVDAYAKLK